One window from the genome of Pseudomonas fluorescens encodes:
- a CDS encoding cyclophilin-like fold protein, producing MRWARLGLLTVMLVPGSYATLKGAASASSKRENTAMWMTVGEQRFAIALADNAAARAFVTLLPLTLQMSDLNRNEKYAPLPQALPAEANKPGTIRNGDLMLYGTDTLVIFYTNFNSTYAYTRLGQVDDTAKLAQALGRRNVQVTFSQH from the coding sequence ATGAGATGGGCCCGGCTTGGTTTGCTGACCGTGATGCTCGTGCCTGGCAGCTACGCAACGCTCAAGGGTGCCGCGTCGGCATCTTCAAAAAGGGAGAACACGGCTATGTGGATGACCGTCGGGGAACAACGCTTCGCCATCGCCTTGGCCGACAACGCTGCCGCCCGCGCGTTTGTCACGTTGTTGCCGCTGACGTTGCAGATGAGCGATCTCAACCGTAACGAGAAATACGCCCCCCTCCCCCAAGCGCTGCCTGCCGAAGCAAACAAGCCGGGAACGATCCGCAATGGCGACCTGATGCTGTACGGCACGGACACCCTGGTCATCTTTTATACGAACTTCAACTCGACCTACGCCTACACACGCCTGGGACAAGTGGACGACACCGCGAAACTGGCTCAAGCGCTGGGCCGGCGGAATGTGCAAGTGACGTTTTCCCAACATTGA
- a CDS encoding FadR/GntR family transcriptional regulator, giving the protein MVSPINAAERKPYQKIADQLRNYIAQGDFKAGSRLPPERDLTQLLGVSRPSLREALIALEIDGDIEIKMGSGVYVRARSKDGKNPSMTLGESPSELMQARALIEGESVILACLHGKKSDYRYLQDCIDAMRASIANGLPPLEDDRKFHQRLAKMSGNSALVRIITALFDERHNPISAHLSKHSENALTWEAAVAEHEAILRAVAHKDVLGAQTSMRQHLSRSENRWLRALEPEDMGD; this is encoded by the coding sequence ATGGTCTCACCGATCAACGCCGCCGAACGCAAGCCCTACCAGAAAATCGCCGATCAACTGCGCAACTACATCGCCCAGGGGGATTTCAAGGCAGGTTCCAGGCTTCCCCCCGAGCGCGACTTGACCCAACTGTTGGGGGTTTCCAGGCCGTCGCTTCGCGAGGCGCTGATCGCCTTGGAAATAGACGGCGACATCGAGATCAAGATGGGCTCCGGCGTGTATGTGCGAGCCCGGTCCAAGGACGGAAAAAACCCGAGCATGACCTTGGGCGAAAGCCCTTCGGAACTGATGCAAGCGCGTGCGTTGATCGAAGGCGAGTCGGTGATCCTGGCGTGCCTGCATGGCAAGAAAAGCGACTACCGCTATCTGCAGGACTGCATCGATGCCATGCGCGCGAGCATCGCCAACGGCCTGCCTCCACTGGAGGATGACCGTAAGTTCCATCAGCGCCTGGCCAAGATGAGCGGCAACTCCGCCCTGGTGCGGATCATCACCGCCCTTTTCGATGAACGACACAACCCGATTTCGGCTCACCTGAGCAAACACTCGGAGAATGCCCTGACATGGGAAGCCGCGGTCGCCGAACATGAAGCGATCCTGCGCGCCGTAGCCCACAAGGATGTACTCGGCGCCCAAACCTCGATGCGCCAGCACCTGAGCCGTTCGGAGAACCGCTGGCTGCGAGCGCTGGAGCCGGAAGACATGGGCGACTAG
- a CDS encoding isochorismate lyase: MEVCNRLQPSECVSMEDIRGEIDALDQAVIKLLGKRFQYVLAASKFKTSATSVRAPERFKAMLATRREWAEAEGLSPDAIEKMYSDLVNHFIAEEMKHWAADQARS; encoded by the coding sequence ATGGAAGTCTGCAATCGGCTGCAACCCTCGGAGTGCGTCAGCATGGAGGACATTCGTGGTGAAATCGATGCCCTCGATCAGGCGGTCATCAAATTGCTGGGCAAGCGTTTTCAATACGTACTCGCGGCCTCGAAGTTCAAGACCTCGGCCACGTCGGTGCGTGCGCCGGAGCGTTTCAAGGCGATGCTGGCGACACGACGGGAATGGGCCGAGGCCGAGGGCCTGAGCCCGGATGCCATCGAAAAAATGTACAGCGACCTGGTGAACCACTTCATCGCCGAAGAAATGAAGCACTGGGCGGCCGATCAAGCCCGGAGCTGA
- a CDS encoding formate dehydrogenase beta subunit, with amino-acid sequence MLTLCIPRDSVARAVGADKVADALVREAERRQLPLTVLRTSSRGLYWLEPLVELDSAGVRLGFGPVTPADVPGLLDALAGDPGSHPLALGPVEEIPYLKSQQRLLFARAGITQPLSLDDYRARGGFLGLARSIQMDGADVVASVLDSGLRGRGGAAFPAGIKWRTVRDAQGPQKYVVCNADEGDSGTFADRMLMEGDPFLLIEGMIIAGIAVGATMGYIYVRSEYPDAVSTLNDALHIAREAGYLGANVDGSGRVFELEVRVGAGAYICGEETALLESLEGKRGTVRAKPPLPALQGLFGLPTLVHNVLTLTSVPIILEKGAQFYRDFGMGRSLGTMPFQLAGNVRHGGLVERAFGLSLRELVEGYGGGTASGRPLKAAQVGGPLGAWVPPSQFDTPLDYEAFAAMGAMLGHGGVVVADDSLDMAQMARFALQFCAEESCGKCTPCRIGSTRGVEVVDRLIASTEAGARQEQALLLQDLCDTLQYGSLCALGGMTSYPVASALKHFPADFGLATTEADQ; translated from the coding sequence ATGCTGACGCTCTGTATCCCTCGTGATTCGGTAGCCCGTGCCGTGGGCGCGGACAAGGTGGCCGATGCGTTGGTCCGTGAGGCTGAACGTCGCCAGCTGCCGCTGACGGTGTTGCGCACCAGTTCCCGTGGCCTCTATTGGCTGGAACCATTGGTGGAGCTGGACAGCGCCGGCGTCCGGCTGGGCTTCGGCCCTGTCACGCCGGCCGATGTGCCGGGCCTGCTGGATGCCTTGGCAGGCGATCCTGGTAGCCATCCGCTGGCCCTGGGGCCGGTGGAGGAAATTCCCTATCTCAAGAGTCAGCAGCGCCTGCTGTTCGCGCGCGCCGGCATCACGCAACCGCTGTCGTTGGACGACTACCGTGCCCGGGGCGGCTTCCTGGGCCTGGCCCGGTCCATCCAGATGGACGGCGCGGATGTCGTCGCCAGCGTGCTGGACTCCGGCCTGCGTGGCCGGGGGGGCGCGGCGTTTCCGGCGGGCATCAAGTGGCGCACGGTGCGTGATGCCCAGGGGCCGCAGAAGTACGTGGTCTGCAACGCCGACGAAGGCGATTCCGGCACGTTCGCCGACCGTATGTTGATGGAAGGCGACCCCTTCCTGCTGATCGAAGGCATGATCATCGCCGGCATCGCCGTAGGCGCGACGATGGGCTATATCTACGTGCGCTCGGAGTACCCGGACGCCGTGAGTACCCTGAACGACGCGCTGCACATCGCCCGTGAGGCCGGTTACCTGGGCGCGAACGTCGACGGCAGTGGCCGCGTGTTCGAGCTGGAAGTGCGGGTCGGTGCCGGCGCTTATATCTGCGGCGAGGAAACGGCGCTGCTGGAATCCCTCGAGGGCAAGCGCGGCACGGTGCGCGCCAAGCCGCCGCTGCCGGCACTGCAAGGCCTGTTCGGGTTGCCGACACTGGTGCATAACGTGCTGACCTTGACCTCGGTGCCGATCATCCTGGAGAAGGGCGCACAGTTCTATCGCGACTTCGGCATGGGCCGCTCCCTGGGCACGATGCCGTTCCAACTGGCCGGCAATGTCCGTCACGGTGGCCTGGTGGAACGCGCCTTCGGCCTGAGCCTGCGAGAATTGGTGGAAGGTTACGGCGGCGGTACCGCCAGCGGTCGCCCGCTGAAGGCCGCGCAAGTGGGCGGGCCGCTGGGTGCCTGGGTGCCGCCTTCGCAGTTCGATACGCCGCTGGACTACGAAGCGTTCGCCGCCATGGGCGCGATGCTCGGCCACGGTGGTGTGGTGGTCGCCGACGACAGTCTGGACATGGCCCAGATGGCCCGGTTCGCCTTGCAGTTCTGCGCCGAGGAATCCTGCGGCAAGTGCACGCCGTGTCGGATCGGCTCCACCCGTGGGGTGGAAGTGGTGGATCGCTTGATCGCCAGCACTGAAGCCGGTGCCCGTCAGGAACAGGCCCTGTTGCTGCAGGACCTGTGCGACACCCTGCAATACGGTTCGCTCTGTGCCCTCGGTGGGATGACGTCCTACCCTGTCGCCAGCGCCCTCAAGCATTTCCCCGCCGACTTCGGTCTGGCGACCACGGAGGCCGACCAATGA
- a CDS encoding LysR family transcriptional regulator — MVKRNLNDLLSFVTVAREGSFTRAAGVLGVTQSALSQAISGLEARLQIRLLTRTTRSVSPTIAGDRLLQAIGNRFDEIEAELDMLTDMRDKPAGTVRITCGDHVLRTTLLPKLIGLLHDYPDINVEFDVSYGFRDIVADRFDAGVRLGDTIDKDMVAVPIGPPLRMAAVAAPAYFATRAVPGHPRDLMNHRCINQRMPTSGGLYVWDFERRGKQVNVRVDGQLIFNTSTHIVQAAVAGLGIAYLPEEEFEPHLQEGRLVRVLEDWCPPFSGYYLYYPSRRQPSPAFTLVANALRQTH, encoded by the coding sequence ATGGTCAAAAGAAATCTCAACGATCTGCTGTCTTTCGTCACCGTGGCGCGCGAAGGCAGCTTCACGCGAGCTGCGGGGGTGCTGGGTGTCACACAATCCGCGCTGAGCCAGGCGATCAGTGGCCTGGAGGCACGCTTGCAGATCCGGTTGCTGACGCGGACCACCCGCAGCGTTTCGCCGACCATTGCCGGCGATCGGCTGTTGCAGGCCATCGGTAATCGCTTCGATGAGATAGAAGCCGAGCTGGATATGCTCACGGACATGCGCGACAAGCCCGCAGGCACTGTACGCATCACCTGCGGTGACCATGTCCTGCGCACGACCTTGCTGCCCAAACTGATCGGGTTGCTACACGACTACCCGGATATCAATGTCGAGTTCGACGTCAGCTACGGATTTCGAGACATCGTGGCGGATCGTTTCGATGCGGGCGTGCGTTTGGGCGATACCATCGACAAGGACATGGTTGCAGTCCCGATCGGCCCGCCGTTGCGGATGGCGGCCGTGGCTGCGCCAGCGTATTTCGCCACTCGCGCGGTTCCCGGGCATCCACGCGACTTGATGAACCATCGTTGCATCAACCAGCGTATGCCGACATCGGGTGGGCTCTATGTCTGGGATTTCGAACGGCGAGGCAAACAGGTCAACGTGCGAGTAGACGGCCAGCTCATTTTCAACACGTCGACCCATATCGTGCAGGCGGCGGTGGCCGGGCTGGGCATTGCCTACCTGCCTGAGGAGGAGTTTGAACCCCATCTTCAAGAGGGGCGACTGGTGCGCGTGCTGGAAGATTGGTGCCCGCCGTTTTCTGGCTACTATTTGTACTATCCCAGCCGACGGCAACCTTCGCCTGCATTCACGCTGGTTGCCAATGCATTGCGCCAAACCCATTAA
- a CDS encoding alpha/beta hydrolase produces the protein MKKIIVLLTLLVCSLSATGADMSNGADNFYTSDDVTVQKVNFKNQYQMNVAGNLFIPKKLNGKARSPAIVVGHPMGAVKEQSANLYATKMAERGFVTLSLDLSFWGESEGRPRNAVSPDIYAEDFSAAVDFLSAQPFVDKERIGAIGICGSGSFVISAAKIDPRMKAIATVSMYDMGGVNRNGLKHSQTLEQRRAIIAQATQQRNVEFAGGETLYTSGTVHQLDDNTHPIQREFYDFYRTPRGEFTPSGSSRDLTTHPTLTSNVKFMNFYPLNDIETISPHPMLFIAGADAHSREFSEQAYELAGQPKELVIIPGAGHVDLYDRVNLIPFDKLTSFFQSNLK, from the coding sequence ATGAAGAAGATCATCGTTTTACTCACCCTTCTTGTCTGTTCACTCTCAGCAACAGGAGCCGATATGTCCAACGGCGCAGATAACTTTTATACCAGCGACGACGTGACCGTACAGAAGGTCAATTTCAAGAACCAATATCAAATGAACGTGGCAGGCAACCTGTTCATCCCGAAAAAACTCAATGGCAAGGCAAGAAGTCCGGCGATTGTCGTAGGCCACCCGATGGGCGCGGTCAAGGAGCAGAGCGCCAACCTCTATGCCACGAAAATGGCGGAAAGAGGCTTCGTGACCCTCTCCCTGGACTTGTCATTCTGGGGCGAAAGCGAGGGGCGACCGCGCAATGCAGTCTCACCGGATATCTATGCCGAGGACTTCAGCGCCGCGGTGGACTTTCTCAGCGCCCAGCCTTTCGTCGACAAGGAGCGCATTGGTGCCATCGGTATCTGTGGCAGTGGCAGCTTCGTGATCAGCGCAGCCAAGATCGACCCGCGCATGAAAGCCATCGCAACGGTGAGTATGTATGACATGGGTGGCGTCAATCGCAACGGATTGAAGCACTCCCAAACCCTCGAACAACGCCGGGCGATCATCGCCCAAGCCACACAGCAGCGTAATGTGGAGTTCGCGGGTGGTGAAACGCTTTACACCAGCGGTACGGTGCACCAGTTGGACGACAATACTCATCCTATCCAACGTGAGTTCTATGACTTCTACCGCACCCCGCGCGGTGAGTTCACGCCCTCCGGCTCGTCCAGAGACCTGACCACGCACCCTACGCTGACCAGCAACGTCAAGTTCATGAATTTCTACCCGCTCAACGACATCGAGACCATTTCGCCTCATCCGATGTTGTTCATTGCCGGAGCCGATGCACATTCCAGGGAGTTCAGCGAGCAAGCGTATGAACTCGCCGGCCAGCCGAAGGAACTTGTCATTATCCCCGGCGCCGGGCATGTCGATCTTTACGACAGGGTCAACCTCATTCCTTTCGATAAATTGACGAGCTTCTTCCAAAGCAACCTGAAGTAA
- the fdhF gene encoding formate dehydrogenase subunit alpha, translated as MITIFDPSTDIDLGTPARESAVQVSLTIDGREISVASGTSVMRAAALLGTTIPKLCATDSLEAFGSCRMCLVEIDGMRGYPASCTTPVTEGMVVRTQTSKLATLRRNVMELYISDHPLDCLTCSANGNCELQTVAGQVGLREVRYGYEGANHLDEAKDVSNPYFDYDPSKCIVCSRCVRACEEIQGTFALTISGRGFDSRVEAAGGDNFLDSECVSCGACVQACPTATLIDKSVVEIGQPERSVITTCAYCGVGCSFRAEMKGEQLVRMVPDKNGQANHGHSCVKGRFAWGYATHPDRITKPMIRKHINDPWQEVSWDEAVTYAASELRRIQLKYGRDSIGGITSSRCTNEETYLVQKLVRTAFGNNNVDTCARVCHSPTGYGLKQTLGESAGTQNFDSVMKADVILVMGANPTDAHPVFGSQLKRRLRQGARLIVIDPRRIDLVDSPHARAELHLQLRPGTNVAMLNALAHVIATEGLIDQPFVEARCEATDFARWRDFVSLPENSPEVLGPVCGVPAEQIRAAARLYATGGNAAIYYGLGVTEHSQGSTSVMGIANLAMATGNIGREGVGVNPLRGQNNVQGSCDMGSFPHELPGYRHISNEAVRAEFEQAWNVTLQPDPGLRIPNMFEAALDGTFKALYCQGEDIAQSDPNTQHVTAALSALECVIVQDIFLNETAKFAHVFLPGSSFLEKDGTFTNAERRISRVRKVMDPLAGKADWEATIALADALGYKMHYNHPSEIMDEIARLTPTFTRVSYAELERHGSLQWPCNDAAPDGTPTMHIEQFVRGKGRFMLTGYVPTEEKVNNRYPLLLTTGRILSQYNVGAQTRRTENVAWHEEDRLEIHPTDAENRGIVDEDWVGIGSRAGQTVLRARVTERVAPGVVYTTFHFPESGANVITTDNSDWATNCPEYKVTAVEIVRVSQPSEWQKRYQAFSDEQGRLLRERRHAEKAEVRR; from the coding sequence ATGATTACCATCTTCGATCCCAGCACCGACATCGACCTGGGCACCCCTGCGCGTGAAAGCGCCGTGCAGGTCAGCCTGACCATCGACGGGCGCGAAATCAGCGTCGCCTCCGGCACGTCGGTCATGCGTGCCGCGGCCTTGCTCGGCACCACCATTCCCAAGCTCTGCGCCACCGACAGCCTTGAAGCTTTCGGCTCCTGCCGCATGTGCCTGGTGGAAATCGACGGCATGCGCGGCTATCCCGCGTCCTGCACCACGCCGGTGACCGAGGGCATGGTGGTGCGCACGCAAACCTCCAAGCTCGCGACGCTGCGACGCAATGTGATGGAGCTGTACATTTCCGACCACCCGCTGGACTGCCTGACCTGCTCGGCCAATGGCAACTGCGAATTGCAGACCGTGGCGGGGCAGGTGGGCCTGCGCGAAGTGCGCTATGGCTACGAAGGTGCCAACCACCTGGACGAGGCCAAGGACGTTTCCAACCCGTATTTCGACTACGACCCGAGCAAGTGCATCGTCTGCAGCCGTTGCGTGCGTGCCTGTGAGGAAATCCAGGGCACCTTCGCCCTGACCATCAGCGGTCGCGGCTTCGATTCCCGGGTGGAAGCGGCCGGGGGGGACAACTTCCTCGATTCCGAATGCGTGTCCTGCGGCGCCTGCGTACAGGCGTGCCCGACGGCGACCCTGATCGACAAGAGTGTCGTGGAAATCGGCCAGCCGGAGCGCAGCGTCATCACCACATGCGCCTACTGCGGCGTGGGTTGCTCGTTCCGCGCCGAGATGAAAGGCGAACAACTGGTGCGCATGGTCCCGGACAAGAACGGCCAGGCCAACCACGGCCATTCCTGCGTCAAGGGCCGTTTCGCCTGGGGCTACGCCACGCACCCGGATCGCATCACCAAGCCGATGATCCGCAAGCACATCAACGACCCGTGGCAGGAAGTCAGCTGGGACGAGGCGGTCACCTACGCCGCCAGCGAACTGCGCCGGATCCAGCTCAAGTACGGGCGCGACTCCATCGGCGGCATCACGTCCAGCCGCTGCACCAACGAAGAAACCTACCTGGTGCAGAAGCTGGTGCGCACCGCGTTCGGCAACAACAACGTCGACACCTGTGCCCGTGTCTGCCATTCGCCTACCGGTTACGGCCTCAAGCAGACCCTGGGTGAATCCGCCGGGACCCAGAATTTCGACTCGGTGATGAAGGCCGACGTGATCCTGGTGATGGGCGCCAACCCCACCGATGCGCACCCGGTGTTCGGCTCCCAGCTCAAGCGCCGCCTGCGCCAGGGCGCGCGACTGATTGTCATCGACCCACGGCGCATCGATCTGGTGGATTCGCCCCACGCCCGCGCCGAGCTGCATTTGCAACTGCGTCCCGGTACCAACGTGGCGATGCTCAATGCGCTGGCCCATGTCATTGCCACCGAGGGCTTGATTGACCAGCCCTTTGTCGAAGCCCGCTGCGAGGCGACGGACTTCGCCCGCTGGCGCGACTTCGTCAGCCTGCCGGAAAACTCGCCTGAGGTTCTGGGCCCGGTTTGCGGCGTACCTGCCGAGCAGATCCGCGCCGCGGCACGGCTCTACGCCACTGGCGGTAACGCGGCCATCTACTACGGTCTCGGCGTCACCGAGCACAGCCAAGGCAGCACCTCGGTCATGGGCATCGCCAACCTGGCCATGGCGACCGGCAATATCGGTCGCGAAGGTGTCGGGGTGAACCCGCTGCGTGGACAGAACAATGTCCAGGGTTCCTGCGACATGGGCTCGTTCCCCCACGAGTTGCCAGGCTATCGGCACATCTCCAACGAAGCGGTCCGCGCCGAGTTCGAGCAAGCCTGGAACGTCACCCTGCAACCCGACCCGGGCCTGCGTATCCCGAACATGTTCGAAGCGGCCCTGGACGGCACCTTCAAGGCGCTTTATTGCCAAGGTGAGGACATCGCCCAGAGCGACCCCAATACCCAGCATGTGACGGCCGCGCTGTCCGCGCTGGAATGCGTGATCGTCCAGGACATCTTCCTCAACGAGACGGCCAAGTTCGCCCACGTGTTCCTGCCGGGCAGCTCGTTCCTGGAGAAGGACGGCACCTTTACCAACGCCGAACGCCGTATCTCCCGCGTTCGCAAGGTGATGGACCCATTGGCCGGCAAGGCCGATTGGGAAGCCACCATCGCTCTGGCCGATGCCCTGGGCTACAAGATGCACTACAACCACCCTTCGGAAATCATGGATGAAATCGCCCGCCTGACGCCGACCTTCACCCGCGTCAGCTACGCCGAACTGGAGCGCCACGGCAGCCTGCAATGGCCTTGCAACGATGCCGCGCCGGACGGCACGCCGACCATGCACATCGAGCAGTTCGTGCGCGGCAAGGGCCGTTTCATGCTCACCGGCTACGTGCCCACCGAAGAGAAGGTCAACAACCGCTACCCGCTGCTGCTGACCACCGGCCGCATCCTCAGCCAGTACAACGTCGGCGCCCAGACCCGGCGCACCGAAAACGTCGCCTGGCACGAGGAGGACCGTCTGGAAATCCATCCGACCGATGCCGAGAACCGCGGGATCGTCGACGAAGACTGGGTCGGTATCGGCAGCCGTGCCGGGCAGACGGTACTGCGCGCGAGGGTGACCGAGCGGGTAGCGCCGGGCGTGGTCTACACCACGTTCCACTTCCCGGAGTCGGGCGCCAATGTGATCACCACCGACAACTCCGACTGGGCCACCAACTGTCCGGAATACAAGGTGACAGCGGTGGAGATCGTACGGGTCAGCCAGCCTTCGGAATGGCAGAAGCGTTACCAGGCCTTCAGTGATGAACAAGGCCGCCTGCTGAGGGAACGTCGCCATGCCGAAAAAGCCGAGGTGCGTCGATGA
- a CDS encoding formate dehydrogenase subunit gamma, whose protein sequence is MPDETLHLPLIHSVLAREKDTPGALLPILHAIQAGCGYVPDSAVPEIAHALNLSLAEVRGVISFYHDFRTTPPARHTLRLCRAESCKSMGAEALAAQLREQLALDDHGTSADGSISLRPVYCLGACVCSPALELDGELHARITPERLRQLVNDCMEEGAC, encoded by the coding sequence ATGCCCGATGAGACGCTTCACCTGCCTTTGATCCATAGCGTGCTTGCGCGCGAAAAGGACACCCCCGGTGCCTTGCTGCCTATCCTCCATGCCATCCAGGCAGGCTGCGGGTATGTCCCCGACAGCGCCGTCCCGGAGATCGCCCACGCCCTGAACCTCAGCCTGGCTGAAGTGCGCGGGGTCATCAGTTTCTACCACGATTTCCGCACCACGCCGCCAGCGCGCCATACGCTTCGCCTGTGCCGGGCCGAGTCCTGCAAGAGCATGGGCGCCGAAGCCCTGGCTGCGCAGTTGCGCGAGCAGTTGGCGCTGGACGATCACGGCACCAGCGCCGACGGCAGCATCAGCCTGCGCCCGGTGTATTGCCTGGGTGCCTGCGTCTGCTCGCCGGCCCTGGAACTGGACGGGGAACTGCATGCCCGGATCACGCCCGAGCGTCTGCGTCAGTTGGTGAATGATTGCATGGAGGAGGGCGCATGCTGA
- a CDS encoding AidA/PixA family protein gives MSGTTQTIDVLVNVDADYLLAHPNDVGGAIAMLVTRSAIDSHANVTSGEGEGGNELWFDVKPGDIIRWRATTLSRNFDRIALIKDVEIGDPHQGGDYKGTISKPTPFNIPGIPVPYLDNGAPGGIAKTDVTYTFWQSTALSPGKLWYQIYFVLLDRNLNQIGPTNTWDPYITVNNQ, from the coding sequence ATGTCTGGAACGACCCAAACCATTGATGTGCTGGTCAACGTTGACGCCGATTACCTGCTCGCCCACCCCAACGACGTAGGCGGCGCGATTGCCATGCTGGTGACCCGCAGTGCCATCGACAGCCATGCCAACGTCACCAGCGGCGAAGGCGAAGGCGGTAACGAATTGTGGTTCGACGTAAAACCCGGTGACATCATTCGCTGGCGCGCCACCACGCTGTCGCGCAACTTCGACCGCATCGCATTGATCAAGGACGTCGAGATCGGCGACCCCCACCAGGGCGGTGATTACAAGGGCACCATTTCGAAGCCGACACCGTTCAACATCCCCGGCATCCCCGTGCCTTATCTGGACAACGGCGCCCCCGGCGGTATCGCCAAAACCGATGTGACCTATACCTTCTGGCAGTCCACTGCGCTGAGCCCGGGCAAGCTCTGGTACCAAATCTATTTCGTTCTGCTGGACCGTAACCTGAACCAGATTGGCCCGACCAACACGTGGGACCCCTACATCACCGTCAATAACCAATAA
- a CDS encoding formate dehydrogenase subunit delta, whose product MSSDSLIKMANQIGQYFASEPDRAVAVRGVYQHIKSFWTPTMCRDLMAWQTKHPDAVLHPLVLAALMEFEKAA is encoded by the coding sequence ATGAGCTCTGACAGCTTGATCAAGATGGCCAACCAGATCGGTCAGTATTTCGCCAGTGAGCCGGACCGTGCGGTGGCGGTGCGTGGTGTGTACCAGCACATCAAGAGCTTCTGGACGCCAACCATGTGTCGCGACTTGATGGCCTGGCAAACGAAGCATCCCGACGCCGTCCTGCACCCGTTGGTGTTGGCGGCATTGATGGAGTTTGAAAAAGCGGCCTAG